One Halostella limicola genomic window carries:
- a CDS encoding UvrD-helicase domain-containing protein, which produces MNQSDTAVTRLFGGPGSGKTTALLDRVEGILDDDDVEMRDVLVVSYTRAAAAEVRERLAERLDANPRSLKGNVCTMHAKAYELLDLSRNDVVGEGDKEEFCEEYGIEFEDEHGGAGRRTARSTTIGNKIIATSQWLQRTNREVADWYDVPFQWDEETVRLPPEIDDRAQEGNKYTPTWSSDDDRIDVPEAIRGWRNYKGEHDLVGFADMLKRVKQRSLQPNVDYLIIDEFQDITQLQYEVYEEWKPHLKKALIAGDDDQVVYAWQGADPQLLLEEGGEDVILDTSYRLPSRILHTVQQEIGHIDERQEKNLSPRTEGGVVEAVESPSMLDLVRNVRRTVDTDDGSIMILFRARYQMFRFIDEFITEGIPFQCLTDQRMWTDRLDQYVTAVERVDEGKDVTGLQARRLADMLQDSAFGTNERDELFDYIDEREEEADTDDLTEIWIDSEVVNDHAPFMPGPASAADMVRKVTSFQKKSMRAYFASGEYDDMDRDRFRVGTIHSAKGREADHVFVATDLTEKVVEQMAATVEDPTDVPGCEEFTKTTSPVPTLTDNERRVFYVGMSRARERLVLLENLVDGAPTLPIDVLLHNEPTETDIEELIDEAKEPLEAK; this is translated from the coding sequence ATGAATCAGTCCGACACGGCCGTGACCCGGCTGTTCGGCGGTCCGGGGAGCGGGAAGACGACTGCCCTCCTCGACCGTGTCGAGGGTATCCTGGACGACGACGACGTCGAGATGCGCGACGTGCTCGTCGTCTCCTACACGCGCGCCGCCGCCGCGGAGGTCCGCGAGCGCCTCGCCGAGCGCCTCGACGCCAACCCGCGATCGCTGAAGGGCAACGTCTGCACGATGCACGCGAAGGCGTACGAACTGCTCGATCTCTCCCGTAACGACGTCGTAGGCGAGGGCGACAAGGAGGAGTTCTGCGAGGAGTACGGGATCGAGTTCGAGGACGAACACGGCGGCGCCGGCCGCCGCACCGCCCGGTCGACGACGATCGGCAACAAGATCATCGCCACGAGCCAGTGGCTCCAGCGGACGAACCGGGAGGTCGCCGACTGGTACGACGTCCCCTTCCAGTGGGACGAGGAGACGGTCCGCCTGCCGCCGGAGATCGACGACCGCGCCCAGGAGGGGAACAAGTACACCCCCACCTGGTCGAGCGACGACGACCGCATCGACGTTCCCGAGGCGATCCGCGGCTGGCGCAACTACAAGGGCGAGCACGACCTCGTCGGCTTCGCCGACATGCTCAAGCGCGTCAAGCAGCGCTCGCTCCAGCCGAACGTCGACTACCTGATCATCGACGAGTTCCAGGACATCACCCAGCTCCAGTACGAGGTGTACGAGGAGTGGAAGCCCCACCTGAAGAAGGCGCTCATCGCCGGCGACGACGACCAGGTCGTGTACGCCTGGCAGGGGGCCGACCCGCAGCTCCTCCTGGAGGAGGGCGGCGAGGACGTCATCCTCGACACCTCCTACCGCCTGCCCTCGCGCATCCTCCACACGGTGCAACAGGAGATCGGCCACATCGACGAGCGCCAGGAGAAGAACCTCTCGCCCCGGACGGAGGGCGGCGTCGTCGAGGCCGTCGAGAGCCCGTCGATGCTCGATCTGGTCCGGAACGTCCGGCGAACCGTCGACACCGACGACGGCTCGATCATGATCCTGTTCCGGGCGCGCTACCAGATGTTCCGGTTCATCGACGAGTTCATCACCGAGGGCATCCCGTTCCAGTGTCTCACCGACCAACGGATGTGGACCGACCGCCTCGACCAGTACGTCACCGCCGTCGAGCGAGTCGACGAGGGGAAGGACGTGACGGGGCTGCAGGCCCGCCGCCTCGCGGACATGCTGCAGGACTCCGCGTTCGGCACCAACGAGCGCGACGAGCTGTTCGACTACATCGACGAGCGCGAGGAGGAGGCCGACACGGACGACCTCACCGAGATCTGGATCGACTCCGAGGTCGTCAACGACCACGCCCCGTTCATGCCCGGTCCGGCCTCCGCGGCCGACATGGTACGGAAGGTCACCAGCTTCCAGAAGAAGAGCATGCGGGCGTACTTCGCGTCCGGCGAGTACGACGACATGGACCGCGACCGCTTCCGCGTCGGCACCATCCACAGCGCGAAGGGCCGCGAGGCCGACCACGTGTTCGTCGCGACCGACCTGACTGAGAAGGTCGTCGAGCAGATGGCCGCCACCGTCGAGGACCCGACTGACGTGCCCGGCTGCGAGGAGTTCACCAAGACGACCAGCCCCGTGCCGACGCTGACCGACAACGAGCGCCGCGTCTTCTACGTCGGCATGAGCCGCGCCCGGGAGCGGCTCGTCCTGCTGGAGAACCTCGTCGACGGCGCGCCGACCCTGCCTATCGACGTGCTCCTCCACAACGAGCCGACGGAGACGGACATCGAGGAGCTCATCGACGAGGCGAAAGAGCCCCTCGAGGCCAAGTGA
- a CDS encoding M24 family metallopeptidase has product MPAFPSDAIDAALAERDAAAFLHAGRTDEPTLRYCAGPLPDGEAAVVYADGRATLCVPTELEAAAGANARAIDAPVGKAAVAVLDELGVDGTVLTPRNVPHDAALYAENAGFELASTAAVERARAVKSAAERERIADAQGAAVAGVERAREALRAASVADGELRRDGDPLTARALREAVDAAVRSNGASPANDTGVTVGSGERAPDAPIAAGETVVVRVAPREPGGYRGALARTFVVEGEGGWERRAQLAVERAMDSVYRELEAGVAASTIREEVLVECGAYGFADDALPETAGHGVGLAVRERPDLRSDDPLPAGTVLAITPAVTDPDGGAVALTDLVAVTEDGYESLGTTDRSLRP; this is encoded by the coding sequence ATGCCAGCGTTCCCGTCCGACGCGATAGACGCCGCCCTCGCCGAGCGCGACGCCGCCGCTTTCCTCCACGCCGGCCGCACCGACGAGCCGACGCTGCGGTACTGCGCCGGCCCGCTCCCGGACGGGGAGGCGGCGGTCGTCTACGCCGACGGCCGCGCGACACTCTGCGTCCCGACCGAATTGGAAGCCGCGGCCGGCGCGAACGCCCGCGCGATCGACGCGCCCGTCGGCAAGGCGGCCGTCGCCGTCCTCGACGAACTGGGCGTCGACGGGACGGTGCTGACCCCCCGGAACGTCCCGCATGACGCCGCCCTCTACGCCGAGAACGCGGGGTTCGAACTGGCCTCGACCGCCGCCGTCGAGCGGGCGCGGGCGGTCAAGTCCGCCGCCGAGCGCGAGCGGATCGCCGACGCGCAGGGTGCCGCGGTCGCCGGCGTCGAGCGGGCCCGCGAGGCGCTGCGCGCGGCGAGCGTCGCCGACGGCGAACTCCGCCGCGACGGCGACCCGCTGACGGCGCGGGCGCTCCGCGAGGCCGTCGACGCCGCCGTGCGGTCGAACGGCGCGAGCCCCGCGAACGACACCGGCGTGACCGTCGGTTCCGGCGAGCGGGCTCCCGACGCGCCGATCGCGGCCGGCGAGACGGTCGTCGTCCGGGTCGCGCCGCGCGAGCCCGGCGGCTACCGCGGCGCGCTCGCCCGGACGTTCGTCGTCGAGGGCGAGGGCGGCTGGGAGCGCCGCGCCCAGCTCGCCGTCGAGCGGGCGATGGACTCCGTCTACCGCGAGCTCGAAGCGGGGGTCGCCGCCTCGACGATCCGCGAGGAGGTCCTCGTCGAGTGCGGCGCGTACGGCTTCGCCGACGACGCGCTCCCGGAGACGGCGGGGCACGGCGTCGGTCTCGCCGTCCGCGAACGGCCGGACCTGCGGAGCGACGACCCCCTGCCGGCCGGGACGGTGCTGGCGATAACCCCGGCCGTCACCGACCCGGACGGCGGCGCGGTGGCCCTGACGGACCTCGTCGCGGTCACCGAGGACGGCTACGAGTCGCTGGGGACGACCGACCGGTCGCTGCGGCCGTAG
- a CDS encoding dihydrolipoyl dehydrogenase family protein codes for MSDYDLVVLGGGTGNLVAAAAADRGKGVALVERDRLGGTCLNRGCNPSKQLIHRANVVETVRGAEGYGVDASLDGIAYEDVVAEVTAAVTEEAEAKAERARANDRITLYQAEGEFVDERAVEVAVDGGERITGDDVVLAGGSRPMVPESIDGTDEVDFLTSADALRLEALPDHLVIVGGGYVAVEMAHFFGAMGADVTIVGRSDVLAGREDRDVADRLTAAYRERFDLRLGYEASAFTEDGEATVVTAEDDDGEEIRVRGDEVLLAAGRRPNSDSWNVDAAGIDTDEKGFVETDEHLETSVDGVWAIGDIAGNYMFKHSGDKEAECVVANAVDGEREAVEYPGMAHAIFGSPEVGSLGKAESAVDGECEVGTFAYGETALGTVVAEDGDFAKAVVAPDGEILGFHVVGPHASILVHEVATAVAAGADAERIAETIHVHPALSEVVQGAFRDVRDVAPNGL; via the coding sequence ATGTCCGACTACGACCTCGTCGTGCTCGGGGGCGGTACCGGGAACCTGGTAGCGGCCGCGGCGGCGGACCGCGGGAAGGGCGTCGCGCTCGTCGAGCGCGACCGCCTCGGCGGGACCTGCCTCAACCGCGGGTGCAACCCGTCGAAACAGCTGATCCACCGCGCCAACGTCGTCGAGACCGTCCGCGGCGCCGAGGGCTACGGCGTCGACGCGTCGCTCGACGGGATCGCGTACGAGGACGTCGTCGCCGAGGTCACGGCGGCGGTGACCGAGGAAGCCGAGGCGAAGGCCGAGCGAGCGCGGGCGAACGACCGGATCACGCTGTACCAGGCCGAAGGGGAGTTCGTCGACGAGCGCGCGGTCGAGGTCGCCGTCGACGGCGGCGAGCGGATAACGGGCGACGACGTCGTCCTCGCGGGCGGGTCGCGGCCGATGGTCCCCGAGAGCATCGACGGGACGGACGAGGTCGACTTCCTGACCAGCGCCGACGCCCTCCGTCTGGAGGCGCTGCCCGACCACCTCGTGATCGTCGGCGGCGGGTACGTCGCCGTCGAGATGGCCCACTTCTTCGGCGCGATGGGGGCCGACGTGACTATCGTCGGGCGCAGCGACGTGCTCGCCGGTCGCGAGGACCGCGACGTCGCAGATCGCCTGACGGCGGCCTACCGCGAGCGCTTCGACCTCCGACTGGGGTACGAGGCGAGCGCGTTCACCGAGGACGGCGAGGCGACGGTCGTGACGGCCGAGGACGACGACGGCGAGGAGATACGGGTCAGGGGCGACGAGGTCCTGCTCGCCGCGGGGCGGCGACCGAACTCCGATAGCTGGAACGTCGACGCCGCGGGGATCGACACCGACGAGAAGGGGTTCGTCGAGACGGACGAGCATCTCGAGACCTCCGTCGACGGCGTGTGGGCGATCGGCGACATCGCGGGCAACTACATGTTCAAGCACTCCGGCGACAAGGAGGCCGAGTGCGTCGTCGCGAACGCCGTCGACGGCGAGCGCGAGGCGGTCGAGTACCCCGGCATGGCCCACGCCATCTTCGGCTCGCCGGAGGTCGGCAGCCTCGGGAAAGCGGAGTCGGCGGTCGACGGCGAGTGCGAGGTCGGCACGTTCGCGTACGGCGAGACGGCGCTCGGAACGGTGGTGGCCGAGGACGGCGACTTCGCGAAGGCGGTCGTCGCGCCGGACGGCGAGATCCTCGGCTTCCACGTCGTCGGCCCGCACGCGTCAATACTGGTCCACGAGGTCGCCACCGCGGTCGCGGCGGGCGCGGACGCCGAGCGGATCGCCGAGACGATCCACGTCCACCCGGCGCTCTCGGAGGTCGTGCAGGGCGCGTTCCGCGACGTCAGGGACGTCGCGCCGAACGGGTTGTGA
- a CDS encoding DsrE family protein, whose protein sequence is MQTVFHLITGDAEEQETALTIAENLTKDDSVDVTDVAVVAQSEGIEPLRADGEGSDIVRDLLEQGIEFRACSNTLDMLDIAEADLVDGVETVPSGAGELTRLQDQGYSYIRP, encoded by the coding sequence ATGCAAACTGTGTTCCACCTCATCACGGGTGACGCGGAGGAACAGGAGACGGCGCTGACCATCGCGGAGAACCTCACGAAGGACGACTCCGTCGACGTGACCGACGTCGCGGTCGTCGCGCAGTCAGAGGGCATCGAACCGCTCCGGGCCGACGGCGAGGGGAGCGACATAGTGCGGGACCTCCTCGAACAGGGGATCGAGTTCCGGGCCTGCAGCAACACGCTCGACATGCTCGACATCGCGGAGGCGGACCTCGTCGACGGCGTCGAGACCGTCCCGTCGGGCGCGGGGGAACTGACGCGCTTACAGGATCAGGGGTACAGCTACATCCGCCCGTAG
- a CDS encoding peroxiredoxin family protein, with product MSLEGESAPEFTLESTAGESVALSDTLDEGATVVLINRGHWCSFCAEQLQTFSEVSYDLWFNEDVDVLPVVTDTLPKLREMRDRFDFDFQLLADPEGEVAEQYSGTEQTSHGLTGVAATYVIDEEGTVRYEQVADHPADRTYGNWVRYFVRNGYEAPFGE from the coding sequence ATGTCGCTCGAAGGCGAATCCGCGCCCGAGTTCACGCTCGAAAGCACCGCCGGCGAATCGGTCGCGCTCTCGGACACGCTGGACGAGGGCGCCACCGTAGTCCTGATCAACCGCGGGCACTGGTGCAGCTTCTGCGCCGAGCAGCTCCAGACGTTCAGCGAGGTCTCCTACGACCTCTGGTTCAACGAGGACGTGGACGTGCTCCCCGTCGTGACAGACACGCTGCCGAAACTGCGGGAGATGCGCGACCGGTTCGACTTCGACTTCCAGTTGCTCGCCGACCCCGAGGGCGAAGTGGCCGAACAGTACAGCGGTACCGAGCAGACGAGCCACGGACTCACGGGCGTCGCGGCGACGTACGTGATCGACGAGGAGGGGACGGTCCGCTACGAGCAGGTCGCCGACCACCCGGCCGACCGCACCTACGGGAACTGGGTCCGCTACTTCGTCCGGAATGGCTACGAGGCCCCGTTCGGCGAGTAA
- a CDS encoding DUF7533 family protein: MSRGIIGTIQLGATLVFAIPVAYVGVDFLVSGRTLVGAGFLVVAALMVAAEEYLTTPGDLPGEAAEKVVGAVAKDEEEN; this comes from the coding sequence ATGAGTCGCGGCATCATCGGCACGATCCAACTGGGGGCGACGCTCGTCTTCGCCATCCCCGTCGCGTACGTCGGCGTTGACTTCCTCGTCTCCGGCCGGACGCTCGTCGGCGCGGGCTTTCTCGTCGTCGCGGCCCTGATGGTGGCCGCCGAGGAGTACCTGACGACGCCGGGCGACCTGCCCGGCGAGGCCGCGGAGAAGGTCGTCGGGGCGGTGGCGAAAGACGAAGAGGAGAACTGA
- a CDS encoding riboflavin synthase: protein MFTGIVEETGEVLSADEAEGVLRLRIASGYDGLAHGQSISVSGACLTVEAFGDGADGQWFEVFLAEETRAKTYLGNVGEGDRVNLERALRADDRLDGHFVQGHVDATTEVVDVRRVGDDWEFEFALPEDHARYVVDKGSVALDGISLTVADRGEETFTVAVIPTTHDLTTLSEKEPGDPVHVEVDVIAKYAEQLVEGY from the coding sequence ATGTTCACCGGCATTGTCGAGGAGACCGGCGAGGTGCTCTCCGCGGACGAGGCGGAGGGCGTCCTGCGCCTGCGCATCGCGAGCGGGTACGACGGACTGGCCCACGGTCAGAGCATCAGCGTCAGCGGAGCCTGCCTCACGGTCGAGGCGTTCGGCGACGGCGCGGACGGCCAGTGGTTCGAGGTGTTCCTCGCGGAGGAGACGCGAGCGAAGACGTACCTCGGGAACGTCGGCGAGGGCGACCGGGTCAACCTCGAACGCGCGCTCCGGGCGGACGACCGCCTCGACGGCCACTTCGTGCAGGGCCACGTCGACGCGACGACGGAGGTCGTCGACGTTCGGCGGGTCGGCGACGACTGGGAGTTCGAGTTCGCGCTCCCCGAAGACCACGCCCGCTACGTCGTCGACAAGGGCTCGGTGGCGCTGGACGGGATCAGCCTGACGGTCGCCGACCGCGGCGAGGAGACGTTCACCGTCGCCGTCATCCCGACGACGCACGACCTGACGACGCTCTCGGAGAAGGAGCCGGGCGACCCCGTCCACGTGGAGGTGGACGTGATCGCAAAGTACGCCGAGCAGCTCGTCGAGGGGTACTAG
- a CDS encoding PrsW family intramembrane metalloprotease yields MSSGRDPVDRAADGSRDLYDVSDWEPRSAVDRLAVAVHGSIRPILRWILILLGVVILVALFALGSLGAVLDPYVGAFVLLSAVPALLLALYVWKADVTSGEPLDLLVATFVLAVLFAGFAGVLNDFGSVLQMIDFGVVGLGSILFFYLVVGPVEEIVKMLAVRLWAYRSPRFDSVLDGAVYGAVAGLGFATIENALYITRFMEDGGVFSIAFVRALAGPGHVVYSGIAGYYLGLAKFNQENAGPIAVKGILVAAFVHATYNVTVGIVPPLVADATALGQGAAFVGYIVLYVTLAGLYLFRKISRYKSVYNSVNAERDHQPAPERTEFES; encoded by the coding sequence ATGTCATCGGGTCGCGATCCCGTGGACCGCGCGGCGGACGGTTCGCGGGACCTCTACGACGTTAGCGACTGGGAGCCTCGCTCGGCCGTCGACCGCCTCGCCGTCGCGGTCCACGGCAGCATCCGGCCGATCCTGCGGTGGATCCTCATCCTGCTCGGCGTGGTCATCCTCGTCGCGCTGTTCGCGCTCGGGAGCCTCGGCGCGGTGCTCGACCCGTACGTCGGCGCGTTCGTGCTGCTGTCGGCCGTTCCGGCGCTGCTGCTCGCCCTGTACGTCTGGAAGGCCGACGTGACGAGCGGCGAGCCGCTCGACCTGCTCGTCGCGACGTTCGTCCTGGCCGTGCTGTTCGCCGGGTTCGCGGGCGTCCTGAACGACTTCGGGAGCGTGCTCCAGATGATCGACTTCGGGGTCGTCGGCCTCGGCTCGATACTGTTTTTCTACCTCGTCGTCGGGCCCGTCGAGGAGATCGTCAAGATGCTGGCGGTTCGGTTGTGGGCCTACCGGAGCCCCCGATTCGACTCCGTGCTCGACGGCGCGGTGTACGGCGCGGTCGCCGGCCTCGGTTTCGCGACCATCGAGAACGCGCTGTACATCACCCGGTTCATGGAGGACGGCGGCGTGTTCAGCATCGCCTTCGTCCGTGCGCTGGCGGGGCCGGGCCACGTCGTCTACTCCGGCATCGCCGGCTACTACCTCGGCCTCGCGAAGTTCAATCAGGAGAACGCCGGCCCCATCGCCGTCAAGGGGATCCTCGTCGCTGCGTTCGTCCACGCCACCTACAACGTCACCGTCGGCATCGTGCCGCCGCTCGTCGCCGACGCCACGGCACTCGGCCAGGGCGCGGCATTCGTCGGGTACATCGTCCTCTACGTCACGCTCGCCGGGCTCTACCTCTTCCGGAAGATCTCCCGGTACAAGTCCGTGTACAACTCCGTCAACGCCGAGCGCGACCACCAGCCCGCGCCGGAGCGTACGGAGTTCGAGAGCTAA
- a CDS encoding DUF7532 family protein — translation MHFDQRTQSALREVGLDADDLQAASEAVVEATEETAADLVDFFEERDAVYSDMDMAHSASDYPEHSVDYLDLTTHADEMRGWLRFDTWGAYVEDGRVLDDDLVELTLGPTIHDRVLFADARERLE, via the coding sequence ATGCACTTCGACCAGCGAACGCAGTCGGCACTCCGGGAGGTCGGCTTGGACGCGGACGACCTGCAGGCCGCCTCGGAGGCCGTCGTCGAGGCCACCGAGGAGACCGCCGCCGACCTCGTCGACTTCTTCGAGGAGCGCGACGCCGTCTACTCCGACATGGACATGGCCCACTCGGCCAGCGACTACCCCGAGCACTCCGTCGACTACCTCGACCTGACGACCCACGCCGACGAGATGCGCGGGTGGCTCCGCTTCGACACGTGGGGCGCGTACGTCGAGGACGGGCGCGTGCTGGACGACGACCTCGTCGAACTGACGCTCGGCCCGACGATCCACGACCGGGTGCTGTTCGCCGACGCCCGCGAGCGACTGGAATGA
- a CDS encoding DUF402 domain-containing protein: MTSVRVRGIYTTALTERLREAFDVVQASPPIRRRFDAEFDAAPADVRVDTTDDRQGVAVSGDPDAVERVAGDLADVGRDAFVWDDDAALGAVFNGRVTETLGSGAVVDLNGEREGFLPFRAVDGYVDDGNRVRVQVREPKPPWSDDRPLLGAGLAVPGGLVDLSRDRDGVSADAPDERATELVRSTEILPADAPEDWGVRWQRAAVDAEMGALGDALDAAADRATALEDDLGDAPDPGDDAPTRIAAPYATTWCWFGRECRFALDEARRAVETTMPGHHRAKAAHRSASSAVDFVEAVVEDGDLDGREFPFEAVTEQYGPLEGDEVAIVHGKPDGRCYALGTGDVTDYDPDGKITVRRTMRGSGTYDALGTERERGDAAITKLTEGRWWYPTVYRGEDGERKGTYVNVCTPVEIFPDGVRYVDLHVDVIKRPDGSVEVVDLDELDAAVEAGNVSEALAEKARSVAKAVEKAL; the protein is encoded by the coding sequence ATGACGAGCGTTCGCGTCCGCGGCATCTACACGACCGCGCTCACCGAGCGACTGCGCGAGGCGTTCGACGTGGTGCAGGCGTCGCCGCCCATCCGCCGGCGATTCGACGCCGAGTTCGACGCCGCGCCGGCGGACGTCCGCGTCGACACCACCGACGACCGGCAGGGCGTCGCCGTCTCGGGCGACCCCGACGCCGTCGAGCGCGTGGCTGGGGACCTCGCGGACGTCGGACGCGACGCGTTCGTCTGGGACGACGACGCGGCGCTCGGCGCGGTGTTCAACGGCCGCGTGACGGAGACGCTCGGCAGCGGCGCGGTCGTCGACCTGAACGGCGAGCGCGAGGGCTTTCTCCCCTTCCGCGCCGTCGACGGCTACGTCGACGACGGCAACCGCGTCCGCGTGCAGGTGCGCGAGCCGAAACCGCCGTGGAGCGACGACCGGCCCCTGCTCGGCGCGGGTCTGGCGGTGCCGGGCGGCCTCGTCGACCTCTCGCGGGACCGCGACGGTGTCTCCGCCGACGCGCCGGACGAGCGCGCGACCGAACTCGTCCGATCGACGGAGATACTGCCCGCCGACGCGCCCGAGGACTGGGGCGTCCGCTGGCAGCGCGCGGCCGTCGACGCCGAGATGGGGGCGCTCGGCGACGCGCTGGACGCCGCGGCCGACCGCGCGACCGCCCTGGAAGACGATCTGGGCGACGCGCCCGATCCCGGCGACGACGCGCCGACCCGCATCGCCGCGCCCTACGCCACGACGTGGTGCTGGTTCGGCCGCGAGTGCCGGTTCGCGCTGGACGAGGCCCGCCGCGCCGTCGAGACGACGATGCCGGGCCACCACCGCGCGAAGGCGGCCCACCGCTCGGCCAGTTCCGCCGTCGACTTCGTGGAGGCAGTCGTGGAGGACGGCGACCTCGACGGGCGCGAGTTCCCCTTCGAGGCCGTGACCGAACAGTACGGACCGCTGGAGGGCGACGAGGTGGCGATCGTCCACGGGAAACCGGACGGGCGGTGCTACGCGCTCGGCACTGGCGACGTGACCGACTACGACCCCGACGGGAAGATCACGGTCCGGCGGACGATGCGGGGCAGCGGCACGTACGACGCGCTCGGAACGGAACGCGAGCGCGGCGACGCCGCCATCACCAAACTGACCGAGGGTCGGTGGTGGTACCCCACGGTCTACCGCGGCGAAGACGGCGAGCGCAAGGGGACCTACGTCAACGTCTGCACGCCGGTCGAGATATTCCCGGACGGCGTCCGGTACGTCGACCTGCACGTCGACGTCATCAAGCGCCCGGACGGGAGCGTCGAGGTGGTGGACCTGGACGAACTCGACGCGGCCGTCGAGGCCGGCAACGTCTCCGAGGCACTCGCTGAAAAGGCGAGAAGCGTCGCGAAAGCGGTCGAGAAGGCGCTATAG
- a CDS encoding NifU family protein, with amino-acid sequence MTIGSPQDPDSEEPLAERVETWLVKQMPIIQMHGGTSSVRKADPEDGEVVVELGGGCSGCDVSEVTAGNIEADLLKWPEIEEVTVRVPEGGENLGVDQAESIMGIDRTEGGRGDWGSSNPGKDHL; translated from the coding sequence ATGACCATCGGTTCACCCCAGGACCCCGACTCCGAGGAGCCGCTCGCCGAGCGCGTCGAGACGTGGCTGGTGAAGCAGATGCCGATCATCCAGATGCACGGCGGCACGAGTTCGGTGCGGAAGGCCGACCCCGAGGACGGCGAGGTCGTCGTCGAGCTCGGCGGCGGCTGCTCGGGCTGCGACGTGAGCGAGGTCACCGCCGGCAACATCGAGGCGGACCTGCTCAAGTGGCCGGAGATCGAGGAGGTCACGGTCCGCGTCCCAGAGGGCGGCGAGAACCTCGGCGTCGACCAGGCCGAGAGCATCATGGGGATCGACCGCACCGAGGGCGGCCGCGGCGACTGGGGCTCGTCGAACCCCGGCAAGGACCATCTGTAG